In a single window of the Flavobacterium sp. W4I14 genome:
- a CDS encoding glutamine synthetase (product_source=KO:K01915; cath_funfam=3.10.20.70,3.30.590.10; cog=COG0174; ko=KO:K01915; pfam=PF00120; smart=SM01230; superfamily=54368,55931) — protein MSTSKEILDYVKNHPSGKVKLAVADIDGILRGKYVAAEKFASLVEGRLGFCDVTFGWDAGDVAYENGKYTGWHTGYPDAQVKIDLSTFRKIPWENDVPFFLGDFIDDQDQANFVCPRQLLKKIIAQCESEGFSPLFAQEFEWFNFSETPETIQEKGFVNLKPLSPGMFGYSILRSTYRNAFMSDLFELLNKFDIPIEGLHTETGPGVYEAAIKYAPALQAADQAILFKTAVKEIAYKHGILATFMAKISENLPGCSGHVHQSLWDADKNTNLFYDEKDADKMSEIMKSYIAGQLHCLPYLLPMIAPTINSYKRLVEGAWAPTTVTWGIDNRTTALRALPGSKKASRLETRIVGSDTNPYLALSACLAAGMYGVKNKLKLEQPATKGNGYTDLSNGALSRNLFEATQKMKNSDLAKTLLGEDFVDHFTRTREWECKQYAKVVTDWELKRYLEII, from the coding sequence ATGAGTACGAGCAAAGAAATTCTTGATTATGTTAAAAATCATCCCTCTGGAAAAGTAAAACTAGCCGTTGCCGATATCGACGGTATTTTAAGGGGGAAATACGTAGCTGCCGAAAAATTCGCATCCCTGGTTGAAGGCCGATTGGGTTTCTGTGATGTTACCTTTGGTTGGGATGCAGGTGATGTGGCTTATGAAAATGGAAAATATACAGGTTGGCATACCGGCTATCCCGATGCACAGGTTAAAATCGACTTGAGTACCTTTCGGAAAATTCCCTGGGAAAATGACGTGCCGTTCTTTTTGGGCGATTTTATTGACGATCAGGATCAGGCCAATTTTGTCTGCCCAAGGCAATTGTTAAAAAAAATCATTGCCCAGTGCGAAAGTGAAGGATTTTCGCCGCTTTTTGCACAGGAATTCGAATGGTTCAATTTTTCGGAAACGCCAGAGACAATCCAGGAGAAAGGTTTCGTTAATTTAAAACCTTTAAGCCCGGGCATGTTTGGTTATTCCATTTTGAGGAGTACCTACCGGAATGCGTTTATGAGCGATCTGTTCGAACTGCTAAATAAATTCGATATCCCGATTGAAGGTTTGCATACCGAAACCGGGCCGGGGGTTTACGAAGCAGCCATCAAATATGCGCCTGCTTTGCAAGCCGCCGATCAGGCTATATTATTTAAAACAGCCGTAAAAGAGATCGCCTATAAACATGGTATCCTTGCCACATTTATGGCCAAAATAAGCGAAAATTTACCTGGCTGCAGTGGTCATGTTCACCAAAGCCTGTGGGATGCGGACAAGAATACCAATTTGTTCTATGATGAAAAAGATGCAGATAAAATGAGCGAAATAATGAAAAGTTATATCGCTGGTCAGTTGCATTGCCTTCCATACCTTTTACCAATGATTGCGCCTACCATAAACAGTTATAAACGTTTGGTTGAAGGCGCATGGGCACCAACTACGGTAACCTGGGGAATCGACAACCGCACAACTGCATTGCGCGCATTACCTGGAAGCAAAAAGGCATCGCGTTTAGAAACCAGAATTGTCGGTTCGGATACCAATCCTTATTTAGCACTTTCGGCCTGTTTGGCTGCTGGAATGTATGGTGTTAAAAATAAATTAAAACTCGAACAACCGGCCACCAAAGGAAATGGATATACCGATTTATCGAACGGCGCATTATCTCGTAATTTATTTGAAGCAACGCAAAAGATGAAAAATTCTGATTTGGCCAAAACATTATTGGGCGAAGATTTCGTTGATCATTTTACCAGGACCCGCGAATGGGAATGCAAGCAATATGCTAAAGTAGTAACCGATTGGGAGCTAAAAAGATATTTAGAAATTATTTAG
- a CDS encoding alcohol dehydrogenase class IV (product_source=COG1454; cath_funfam=1.20.1090.10,3.40.50.1970; cog=COG1454; pfam=PF00465; superfamily=56796): MIFDKIHQFNFPTTIRFGAGAVKELPAYLSKNNLKAPLIVTDPTIAQLPFFKTIVEDLKTKGIAVEIFSDIHKNPVKSDVYKGTDVWDATNRDSIVGIGGGAALDVARAIVLRVNHREDLFKYDDLIGGDIYVTNDVPHFITIPTTSGTGSEVGRSAIIADDETHQKKILFSPKLMAQIVFADPELTMDLPPFITAATGMDALTHNMEAYLAKNFHPMCDGIALEGISLIKDSLERATNNPDLESRSKMLMASMMGAIAFQKGLGVVHSLAHPLSSLLDTHHGLANAVNIPYGMQFNIAGFEDRFKKIARMLDLKDENGEAVVKYLFDLNTKVNIPHKLSDIGVKNEHIETLADLAFADFAHPNNPKPVSREDFKQLYLSAL; encoded by the coding sequence ATGATATTTGATAAAATCCATCAGTTTAATTTCCCTACAACCATCCGTTTTGGCGCTGGCGCAGTAAAAGAGTTGCCCGCCTACTTAAGCAAGAACAATTTAAAGGCCCCATTAATTGTAACCGACCCCACCATCGCGCAACTTCCCTTTTTTAAAACCATTGTTGAAGATTTAAAGACAAAGGGTATTGCTGTCGAGATTTTTAGCGACATACACAAAAATCCGGTAAAAAGTGATGTTTACAAAGGTACTGATGTTTGGGATGCCACCAATCGCGACAGTATTGTTGGTATTGGTGGTGGTGCAGCTTTAGATGTTGCCCGTGCAATTGTACTCCGTGTTAATCACCGCGAGGATTTATTTAAATATGATGATTTAATTGGTGGTGATATTTATGTAACGAACGATGTTCCACATTTTATCACAATCCCAACTACATCAGGTACAGGAAGTGAGGTTGGCCGCAGCGCAATTATTGCCGACGATGAAACCCACCAGAAAAAAATCCTATTCTCGCCCAAATTAATGGCGCAGATTGTATTTGCAGATCCGGAACTCACCATGGATTTACCGCCATTTATCACTGCTGCGACAGGTATGGACGCATTGACACATAATATGGAAGCTTATCTGGCCAAGAACTTCCACCCGATGTGTGATGGAATTGCATTAGAAGGAATTTCATTGATCAAAGATTCTTTGGAACGGGCAACCAACAATCCCGATTTAGAGAGCCGTAGTAAAATGTTAATGGCATCGATGATGGGCGCAATTGCTTTTCAAAAAGGTTTGGGTGTAGTGCATTCACTTGCGCATCCGCTTTCTTCTTTGTTAGATACCCATCACGGATTGGCTAATGCAGTAAATATTCCTTATGGCATGCAGTTTAATATTGCTGGTTTTGAAGATCGTTTTAAAAAAATTGCCCGTATGTTGGATCTCAAAGATGAAAATGGTGAAGCCGTTGTAAAATATCTGTTCGATTTAAACACTAAAGTGAATATTCCGCATAAATTGAGTGATATTGGCGTTAAAAATGAACATATAGAGACACTTGCCGATTTAGCCTTTGCAGATTTTGCACATCCAAACAATCCTAAACCGGTAAGCAGAGAAGATTTTAAACAGTTATATCTAAGTGCGCTCTAA
- a CDS encoding putative glutamine amidotransferase (product_source=KO:K07010; cath_funfam=3.40.50.880; cog=COG2071; ko=KO:K07010; pfam=PF07722; superfamily=52317) — protein MSDKIIIGVTDCSKFDIYRDWVLSYNKNVEVIQLGYKLNNFDEIRKCDGIVLTGGEDVHPRFYNQPEYYPYCYDDDIDEKRDEFEFKVLTYTEANSVPVLGICRGMQVGNVFFGGTLIPDIPTWGKFDHSKMHDKSDRYHEIIINPSSWLNQIVNTDKGLINSNHHQSTDKTGKGFVVSAISPDGVTEAMERMEPEGKSFLLFVQWHPERLKDQQGPFSKNIHSAFINSIVNHNK, from the coding sequence ATGTCTGATAAAATAATAATTGGTGTTACCGACTGTAGTAAATTCGACATCTATCGGGATTGGGTTTTATCCTACAACAAAAATGTGGAGGTAATCCAGCTCGGGTACAAGCTCAACAATTTCGATGAGATCAGAAAATGTGATGGGATCGTTTTAACTGGAGGAGAAGACGTTCATCCCCGTTTTTATAATCAGCCTGAATATTATCCTTACTGTTATGATGATGATATTGACGAAAAACGTGACGAGTTTGAATTTAAGGTTTTAACCTATACCGAAGCCAATTCTGTCCCTGTTTTAGGCATTTGTAGGGGCATGCAGGTGGGTAATGTATTTTTTGGCGGAACTTTAATCCCTGATATCCCAACCTGGGGAAAATTCGATCATTCAAAAATGCACGATAAATCAGACCGATATCACGAAATCATCATCAATCCTTCCTCATGGCTGAACCAGATTGTGAATACAGATAAAGGCTTAATAAACAGTAACCACCACCAAAGCACCGATAAAACAGGGAAAGGTTTTGTGGTGAGCGCAATATCGCCAGATGGCGTTACAGAAGCCATGGAGCGGATGGAACCTGAAGGAAAATCCTTTCTGCTATTTGTACAATGGCATCCCGAAAGGTTAAAAGACCAGCAAGGACCCTTTAGCAAAAACATACATAGTGCATTTATAAATTCAATCGTTAACCACAATAAATAA
- a CDS encoding acyl-CoA reductase-like NAD-dependent aldehyde dehydrogenase (product_source=COG1012; cath_funfam=3.40.309.10,3.40.605.10; cog=COG1012; pfam=PF00171; superfamily=53720): MQIINPATEEIITSLAEDNSSTLQTKFDTLKKAQPQWANKTLGERISVIARFGDLLETGIEELASVLTSEVGKPLQQSRNEINGARARIEWMLANAEKYLADEIMTDEPALKEIIKYEPLGVVCNISAWNYPYLVGVNVFIPALLSGNAVMYKPSEYATLTGIEIEKMLKKAGVPDDVFHIAIGAKETGAALLEMGFDGYFFTGSYKTGKFIYEKVAAKMVPCQLELGGKDPLYIAEDVTDVASAAVGTADGAFYNNGQSCCSVERIYVHEKNYENYLNAFVTEVKSWKMGQPTTDGVYIGALTRKEQILVLENQIKDALSKGATLLTGGKAVAGKGYYFEPTVLTDVTNDMLVMQEESFGPIIGIMKVKDDAEALNMMKDTDYGLTASVYTADQVRAEKILSQLDAGSGYWNCCDRVSAALPWSGRKYSGIGATLSHQGLRAFTKPKSYHLRG, translated from the coding sequence ATGCAGATCATCAACCCAGCAACAGAAGAAATTATTACCAGTTTAGCGGAAGATAACTCCTCTACGCTTCAAACCAAATTTGACACTTTAAAAAAGGCTCAACCTCAATGGGCCAACAAAACACTTGGCGAAAGGATTTCGGTTATTGCTCGGTTTGGTGACTTACTGGAAACTGGCATAGAAGAATTGGCATCGGTATTAACGAGCGAAGTAGGCAAACCGCTCCAACAATCGCGCAACGAAATTAATGGTGCAAGAGCCCGCATCGAATGGATGTTAGCGAATGCCGAAAAATATCTGGCCGATGAAATAATGACAGATGAACCAGCGCTTAAAGAAATCATTAAATATGAACCGCTGGGTGTAGTTTGTAATATCTCAGCCTGGAATTACCCTTATCTGGTTGGGGTAAATGTATTTATCCCAGCTTTATTGAGTGGCAATGCTGTAATGTACAAACCCTCAGAATATGCCACCTTAACCGGAATCGAGATTGAAAAAATGTTAAAAAAAGCCGGGGTACCCGATGATGTTTTCCATATCGCTATTGGCGCAAAAGAAACAGGAGCAGCATTATTAGAGATGGGTTTTGATGGTTATTTCTTTACGGGCTCCTATAAAACGGGAAAATTCATCTACGAAAAAGTAGCGGCAAAAATGGTTCCCTGTCAATTGGAGTTAGGCGGAAAAGATCCGTTGTACATCGCCGAAGATGTGACTGATGTTGCTTCTGCTGCAGTTGGTACGGCTGATGGCGCTTTTTATAATAACGGACAAAGTTGTTGTTCAGTTGAGCGCATTTACGTGCATGAGAAAAATTACGAAAATTACTTAAATGCCTTTGTTACCGAAGTTAAGAGCTGGAAAATGGGCCAACCAACAACCGATGGTGTATATATTGGTGCCTTAACACGGAAAGAGCAGATTTTGGTATTGGAAAACCAAATTAAGGATGCCTTAAGTAAAGGTGCAACATTATTAACTGGCGGAAAGGCCGTTGCAGGAAAGGGCTATTATTTTGAACCAACAGTGCTCACAGATGTTACCAATGATATGCTGGTGATGCAGGAAGAAAGTTTCGGACCGATAATCGGCATTATGAAGGTGAAAGATGATGCAGAGGCCTTAAATATGATGAAAGATACAGACTATGGCTTAACGGCATCGGTTTATACAGCCGATCAGGTAAGGGCTGAAAAAATACTGTCACAGCTTGACGCGGGTTCGGGTTATTGGAATTGCTGCGACAGAGTGAGTGCAGCACTGCCTTGGAGCGGAAGAAAGTATTCGGGTATTGGTGCAACCCTATCACATCAGGGATTAAGGGCTTTTACTAAACCAAAAAGCTATCATTTAAGGGGGTAA